Below is a genomic region from Saccopteryx bilineata isolate mSacBil1 chromosome 8, mSacBil1_pri_phased_curated, whole genome shotgun sequence.
GAATCCACATTCTCTTTGTAAACATTACATTTCTGCTAGTCCAATACATTTTTGCTTTTGGTATCAGGACTCATCAGCTGACTCTGTGTCCCAGCCACAGGACTGCAGTTGCTCATCCTGTGGGAACTCAACTTCAATATCATAAACAAAACCTGGATCATCCTTCTTCTTATTATTCTTCTCAAAAAGTTCATCCATGATGCTTTTCCTTTTAGCAAGTTCTTTGTCATCTAGTTTGTTCAGGTCTTCCTCAGGATCGATGCTTTTCCTTTTATCAAGTTCCTTGTCATCTAGTTTGTTCAGGTCTTCCTCAGGATCGATGCTTTTCCTTTTATCAAGTTCCTTGTCATCTAGTTTGTTCAGGTCTTCCTCAGGATCAATGGTTGTTTCCAGTCGAATCTGTTCCATTGTTTCTGCCAAACTCTGCCCCAACAAGTAACCTCGTAAAAAACTGAATAACTTCTCTAGCTGTCTCAGGGACACTTGTTCCAGGTAACTCTTGTGCCGTGGATTATTCTTTAACTGTTCAGCAGCTTTGTTGCAATCTAAGAGGGAAGAAACGCAACTATATACCACACAGAACTTATACACCACAAACCACTGGTGCACAACAAACTACTGACAGCATTACCTCCCATTACAGTCAAGTAGCTAAGTGGCTTTTCTGGAACAAATTATTCTGCAGCGCTATCCTTTATATCGAGCTTTGAGTCTGGTAGAGGAAGGAaggatgtattttttattttcttaaaatcactttgagggcctgacctgtggtggcgcagtgggtaaactgtcgacctggaatgctgaggtcaccagtttgaaaccccgggcttgcctggtcaaggcacatatgggagttgatgctttctgctcctccccccttctctctccttcactctctctttctgttccctctctctaaaatgaataaataaaatctaaaaaaaatcactttgagGAGATGTTACACTTTCCACTGAAGAAAATGTCTGAGAAGAAAACGTAGTATTACAGCTTTAGATATTAGTACTGGTACTAAGAAAATTTTAagactacaaataaaaaacacatttggaGGAAGAGAACGGAATTAATGTTATTGAATAATGTTATTTCATTAACCCAAATTGCAATCCTGAAAGGGTGGGGATTATCAATTTCCTTTTAGATTAGAAAAATGAAGCTCACTGAGAGTAAGCAATTTAACCAGGGCCATACATCTACCCCGATAGAGAtatgatttgaacccaggtctgtttAACTCTGAACGCCATGTCACACCATTACATAAGGCTCAAATTGTTTCAGTTAAGTGATTTTAAACAGGAGGCGAGATAAAACATGAGGtacctgaaaattttgaaaagtttcGGACAGGCATGATGCGCTGGCGAATTTTCTCCTTAGTTTCATTCTCATAGATTAAGATAATAGCTGGAGGCTGAAACCTAATTCCACATTTCTTGGCAGTGCACATCGTTCTCACATATACTTCAGTGTAAATCAGAGGAAATCTGATGAAAATGTGTTAGTCACATAATGACTTCctgcaaaagaggaaaaaaataagtgcTGGATAAATCACAttcctccctaccccccccccccccccaatcagatCTGGCTCTAGTCCAGATCTAGGTCAGTTCTAGAGATGCATGCTCAGCCTGTCAATCTCAATTATTTCGAGAGTTGTCCTGAAACTTCAGTTTGGCCCTGGGTTACCCTTAGTCTGTTGGATACCTGATTCATTGAGGGGTGTAGGTATGTTCACGCATGAGCCTGGAAATGCAGTTTGATTTGGATCTCTTAATgtactattgtcttttttttttaatttagaaaattaaatttaatggggtgacattgatcaataagagtatataggtttcaggtaaacatctccacagcatttaaactgttgattgtgtggtgtaccccatcacccaaagtcaaattactcTCTGTCACTggatacttgtccctctttactccccttcccttAACCCCATAGCCCTGTACTGtatgtaaccacttcactttacctatgtccatgagtctgttttatatcctacctatgtatgaaattatatagttcttagcagTATTCTTGACCAAAGATAATATATGAACCCATGAGTCAGCCCCCAAATGGACTTACAGGATCTTTTTTATTTACCAATTAAACAAGTGTGCACAAGCACCCTCCATGTCAAGGAACTAAGGATTTTTTAACCTTAaacattatgtcttttttttaacatgaaatttaatttattgtgtttacatagattctagtgtcaccccaaatacatcctcccctcccccgtgttccccagtacatccccctgtccccttccccttaacgcccttccccctcccttccaggatttgcttttttgCTCTCATCCCaccctatcaccctatcatcccctttccctctgtccactttccttctggatcctttgatcccgtctctgtctctattctgctcctcagttcatattgttcatcggattcctcaaatgagtgaggtcataaaaaaaaaaaagagtgaggtcatatatttttctttctctgcctggcttatttcaccagcaattattatgtgttgttttattgatgagcaccactctgactggtgtgaggtggtatctcattgtggttttaatttgcatttctctaataattagtgaggttgagcattttctcatatgcctattggccatctctatgtcctctttggaaaagtgtctattcgtttcttttgcccaattttggattggattgtttatcttcctggtgttgagttttacaagttctttataaattttggttaaccacttatcagacgtattgtggaatatgttctcccattgtgtggtttgcctttttattattgtctttagctgtgcaaaagctttttagtttgatgtagtcccatttgtttatcctgtcctttatttcccttgcccacggagataaattagcaaatatattgctgcaagtgatgtcggagagcttattgcctatgtttccctctaggatgcttatagtttcacaacttacatttaagtcttttttatccattttgagtttatttttgtgaatggtgttagttggtggtctagttttatctttttgcaggtagctgtccaattttcccaacaccaattgttagactgtctttactccattgtatgctattaccacccttgtcaaatatcaattgttcataaaggtgtgcgtttatttctgggttctctgttctgtcccattgatctatatgcctgttctaatgccagtatcaagctgttttgagtacaatggctttgttggttccatatgaatttttggaatattttttctatatctttgaagtatgtcattgatattttaataggaattgcactgaatttataaattgctttgggtaatacgggCATTCTaataatgtttattattcctaaccatgaacacggtatatgcttccccttgtttatattttctttgatttattttatcagtgttttataattttctgagtacaagtctttaaccttcttggttaaatttattcctaggtacttttttttgttgttgttgcaatagtggaggagattgttttcttaatatctctttcaaacatatcattgttggtatataaaaatgcctctgatttctaagtattaatttttatatcctgccaccttgctgaattcatttatcaggtccagtagttttttgactgtgactttagggttttctatgtatagtatcatatcatctgcaaataatgatagttttacttcttcttttccagtttggatgcctttaattcttcttcttgtctgattgatgtggctaggacttctagaactatgttgaataagagtggtgaaagggggcacccctgccttgttcctgatcttaaggtaaggggattgcttttaactttttcccattgttctgtgtgtggcttgcaggcttgttccagttgtggtctccttacctagtagagcagctttgaagtcttgatttgtttgttttcttttcagtttactTATCTCAGTGCTgtgcttgtttactgatctcagcagggggtttatttgaaactgtatccagggaTGCCATGGGTGTAACCTCTGACAATCTGAAGGCAAGTTCTGCCAGCTGCTTTCCCAGGCGGGATGCTTTCTCAGCtccagtagggggaggtgtatctcagatccccctggagacctgagttactgcccctctacCCCACTTCTGCTTTGCTGTGTCTTTcccactgattggagctggaaagctttctggaggtgggtcacccagaaccactttaggcttgtatTGTATGGAGGGATCaactcctcccccagctatggccacctccgcaccggatgagtcagcttctcaggttatCCCAGGCATTCCTCTGCCCGTCACAGTCTGTCtcgctctccccactttccttttggaagacaaaccagtcctctcagccctcctcgccctctgggcctcaggcaagtggctgtgagcgatattttgTGCTCTGTCCCCTTAAGGCATCCCTGCCGTTTCCCACTCACAGAActttgctcttctcccctctcaaggctttccatctgtctcctccagtccctggatttGTAGGCTGGGTCTCCGGTTTTTGAGACTGAGGGCCCCCATCTCTCAaggtctctctccttgtaatgagagcccttctgggctctgggcctcagcctcccctcactcctggaagcaggggagcccccaccatgcccccgcactccctaccaggcttggtgtggctttttctttgctccttggttgttgtttatttttttggtatttttctgaagttggaaatggggaggcagtctgacagactcccgcatgcacccaaccggaatccacccagcatggccaccagggggtgatgctctgcccatctggggcgttgctctgttgcaaccagggccattctagcgcctgaggcagaggccatggagccatcctcagcgcttagcaaccgggccaacttttgctccaatggagccttggctgcgggaggggaagagagaaatagagaggaaggagagggggaggggtggagaagcagatgggcagttctccagtgtgccctggctgggaatcaaacctgggactcctgcatgccaggccgacactctaccactgagccaaccagccagggcctttttttaaaaaacatttatttatttatttttaagactttatttattctttttctttttttagagaggagagagagtgagagagaggagaggagcaggaagcatcaactcccatatgtgccttgaccaggtaagcccagggcttcgaaccagcgagctcagtgttccaggtcgacgctttatccaccataggtcaggcagttgctccttggtttttgaggccagttcttttagtccaaagttggcttttcatgctgattattcataaattaatttgcaatccagtttggtggtgtgagctgggagtttgTGCGTCTGCCTACACCGctgccattttctctctcctctgaaatcATTTCATTTTAAGGACTCAATCATTAAGGTAAGAATTGCTGAACTAAGCACAGGGTCATTTTGTTATGGTCttcattttatcattattaaacCTTAATCTCCTAACATAATCCAATGCATTATGCAAATGCTCAATCAAAGAAATTAGTTTGTTCTCCAGAATTGGCTCTCCTAAAGGTAGAAAACCCCAACCCTATCTTTTCGCATTTTCTGTGCTTAAACATTACATCTTGAGAAGTTCACTAGACCAGATATTTCCCTTGTATTTTCCCATATTGCtcattgagtttgttttttttacagagacagagagtcagagaaagggatagatagggccagaaagacaggaacagagagagaagagaagcatcaatcattagtttttcgttgcccattgcaacatcttaattgttcattgattgctttctcatatgtcccttgaccgtgggtctacagcagaccgagtaaccccttgcttgagccagcgaccttgggtccaagctggtgagcttttgctcaaaccagatgagcccgtgctcaagctggcgacctcgggatctcaaacctgggtcctccgcatcccagtccgacactctatccactgcgccaccgcctggtcaggtgctcatTGAGTTTTTATAATTACTTGTTTAATCATTTATCTTCCCTTCTATTCTATATGCTCCATGAGGACAGGGAGCATATTCACTGTTTATCACAATATCCTAGCACAATACCTGAAATGTGGTAGGCATTCTGTACATACTTATTTAATTCAATGTATTAAAATAAGATAGCTCCTGTACATCCTGTAAGTCTTTACAGTCTGACAAAAAAAGCATTgtcagggacactggaaggtaggcttcccccttgctcctctaagggagggttcagtctcttccagccctgctccagtcacctatgacctaaccttgcccagaaagctggggtttgccactgaaggctgaaggtgcccagggccgtcggccccatctacaacactgtggacgagcctagggtttttcttccaagaagcaggtaaactgatctcatttgcacaagggccacttaactatgtttggcctgaagagtcaggttttttattcttccctcaaagatctctggtgtgggtgttgatagtcctattttctgctgctttgcttaatatatagtgtttcctttatccctcctacctcaatgtcccactcatttttcaggctgggacctactcctaatttagagctctctttcccccttttgccaacttgtattatgaatttacctttgccacccagcttagtgtatcccaaggttctctttaccatgccacagttgcagagctccagggaaaagcaacctggtctcaattctccaggcagaggagaacagaagctccatatccacgcatgctgcaaatggcttttacagtctacctgaatcattaccagctagaagcagcggtcactgggacttggacatgagctgcaaaatatagaatggtgacaacaattccagtgccatgcggacttttcctggactcctgttccctgt
It encodes:
- the CEP19 gene encoding centrosomal protein of 19 kDa, with the protein product MCTAKKCGIRFQPPAIILIYENETKEKIRQRIMPVRNFSKFSDCNKAAEQLKNNPRHKSYLEQVSLRQLEKLFSFLRGYLLGQSLAETMEQIRLETTIDPEEDLNKLDDKELDKRKSIDPEEDLNKLDDKELDKRKSIDPEEDLNKLDDKELAKRKSIMDELFEKNNKKKDDPGFVYDIEVEFPQDEQLQSCGWDTESADES